Proteins from one Rosa chinensis cultivar Old Blush chromosome 7, RchiOBHm-V2, whole genome shotgun sequence genomic window:
- the LOC112180283 gene encoding C2 and GRAM domain-containing protein At5g50170 isoform X2: MRLYVYVMEAHDLVVKDSCFVELQVGKHKSKTRILRNTNNPAWNEEFLFRVYDMNEELLVSVFHQDDDSNGLFNGAELVVRVRIPVGSVAAENNSTLPPAWYSFERPKSGKFINTDCGKILLTLSLHEKGHDAAANDLPCLHSNITEEPKEIDSPFVSSNGVLCSKSPCGKIPGGKQLMKALRRRMDRLLHKNDEASRTDDSSGLSSSVSDYEDCMEEQHSNCSFEKSLEMMQSSESEQKMPENLPGGILIDQAYVVSPSDLNASLFTPNSQFRRDLAELQGTTDVHEGPWTWKSGEMSCLTRVVTYINAATKLVKAVKATEEQTYLTANGREFAVLASVCTPEVPYGSSFKVELLYKILPGPELPSGEESSRLVVSWEVNFLHSTLMKGMIEGGVRQGLKDSFEQFSILMAQKFKVLDSTDLFDKDHILAMQAGHQSDWELAKEYFWNMTVVSTIFMVLYIMVHILLCEPSKLQGLEFHGLDLPDSIGEFITCGILVLQLERIYNMVQHFVQARLQQGSDHGVKSQGDGWVLTVALLEGTNLASLDSSGFSDPYVVFTSNGKTRTSSVRLQTTDPQWNDMWVSLEGKLAQSSQSKLHLRIFLDNNKGHETIKEYMTKMEKEVGKKLDLRSPHRNSTFQKLFGLPPEEFLVSDFTCALKRKMPVQGRLFLSARIVGFYANLFGHKTKFFFLWEDIEDIQQHPPSLSSVGSPLLVIVLKKDRGIDARHGAKCQDEEGRLRFYFQSFLSFSSASRMIVGLWRTRALSPDQKAQIAEDLDDHEERSKMLEDTESILNLEDTKMSKVYTAEIPVNTKSLMEMFNGGKLEHKIMEKSGCLHYATTAWEPIKPNIFERRLSYRFNRNVSIFGGEVACRQRKSPNANGEGWIIDEVMALYGVPFGNHFRVQLRYRIEKSALAHNACKCNVYVRVTWLKSTMFLERIKHNITGKFAHRLQDIFEMVEREILLTPQQDIGL; encoded by the exons ATGAGGCTTTACGTGTATGTGATGGAAGCTCATGACTTGGTTGTGAAGGACTCTTGCTTTGTGGAGCTTCAGGTTGGGAAGCACAAGTCCAAGACTAGGATTTTGAGGAACACCAACAACCCTGCTTGGAATGAAGAGTTTTTGTTCAGGGTGTATGATATGAATGAGGAGCTACTTGTGTCTGTTTTTCACCAGGATGATGACTCTAATGGTCTGTTTAATGGGGCGGAGTTAGTCGTCCGGGTTCGGATTCCGGTGGGGTCTGTTGCTGCTGAGAATAATAGTACCTTGCCGCCCGCATGGTATTCTTTTGAAAGGCCCAAGTCCGGGAAGTTCATCAATACAGATTGTG GAAAAATTCTTCTTACTCTATCGTTGCATGAAAAAGGCCATGATGCCGCTGCTAATGACCTCCCTTGTTTGCACTCAAATATAACTGAGGAGCCTAAAGAGATTGACAGTCCATTTGTATCATCTAATGGTGTCTTATGCTCCAAATCTCCATGTGGAAAGATACCGGGAGGAAAACAATTGATGAAGGCTCTTAGGAGACGTATGGACAGGCTTCTTCATAAGAATGATGAAGCTTCAAGAACTGATGATTCCTCAGGGCTGTCTAGTTCAGTATCTGACTATGAAGATTGCATGGAGGAACAGCATTCTAATTGTAGCTTTGAAAAGTCTCTTGAAATGATGCAGTCAAGTGAGAGCGAACAAAAAATGCCAGAGAATCTTCCGGGGGGAATTCTTATCGATCAGGCTTATGTTGTTTCACCAAGTGATCTTAATGCATCTCTTTTTACCCCAAATTCACAGTTTAGGAGAGATTTAGCAGAACTGCAGGGGACAACAGATGTACATGAAGGGCCTTGGACATGGAAATCAGGAGAGATGTCGTGTTTAACACGGGTAGTTACCTACATAAATGCTGCAACAAAGTTGGTTAAAGCTGTTAAAGCCACAGAGGAGCAAACATATCTCACAGCAAACGGAAGGGAATTTGCTGTATTGGCAAGTGTTTGTACACCCGAAGTTCCGTATGGAAGTTCATTCAAGGTTGAATTGCTTTACAAGATATTGCCTGGACCAGAGCTACCTTCAGGGGAAGAATCTTCTCGCCTTGTGGTATCCTGGGAAGTTAACTTTCTCCATAGCACATTGATGAAAGGCATGATTGAAGGAGGAGTTCGACAGGGACTTAAGGACAGTTTCGAGCAGTTCTCCATCTTGATGGCTCAGAAGTTTAAAGTGCTAGATTCTACAGATTTGTTTGACAAGGATCATATCCTGGCTATGCAGGCAGGACACCAATCAGATTGGGAATTGGCAAAGGAATACTTCTGGAATATGACTGTTGTTTCCACTATTTTtatggttttatatatcatGGTGCACATTTTACTTTGTGAACCAAGTAAACTCCAAGGCCTAGAATTTCATGGACTTGATTTGCCAGATAGTATCGGAGAGTTTATCACATGTGGAATTCTAGTCCTTCAATTGGAGCGCATTTATAATATGGTTCAACACTTTGTGCAAGCTAGGTTGCAACAAG GAAGTGATCATGGAGTCAAATCCCAAGGTGATGGATGGGTTCTCACTGTTGCCTTGCTTGAAGGGACAAACCTAGCCTCCTTGGATTCATCAGGGTTCTCTGATCCCTATGTGGTTTTCACCAGCAATGGTAAAACAAGAACAAGCTCTGTCAGGCTTCAAACTACTGATCCTCAATGGAACG ACATGTGGGTCTCCCTTGAGGGAAAGCTTGCTCAGTCTTCTCAATCAAAGCTGCACTTGAGAATCTTTCTGGACAATAACAAAGGACATGAAACAATTAAGGAGTATATGACCAAAATGGAAAAGGAGGTTGGAAAGAAG TTGGATCTCCGATCGCCTCATAGGAATTCTACATTTCAGAAATTGTTTGGGTTGCCACCAGAAGAATTTCTTGTCAGTGATTTTACATGTGCACTGAAAAGGAAAATGCCAGTGCAG GGCCGACTTTTTCTATCTGCAAGAATAGTCGGGTTTTATGCAAACTTGTTTggacacaaaacaaaatttttctttctttgggagGATATTGAAGATATCCAACAGCATCCACCCTCCCTATCATCTGTGGGAAGCCCTTTGCTGGTCATTGTTTTGAAAAAGGATCGAGGTATTGATGCAAGGCATGGGGCGAAGTGCCAAGATGAAGAAGGCCGGCTTAGATTTTATTTCCAATCATTCTTGTCGTTCAGTTCAGCAAGCAG GATGATAGTGGGCTTGTGGAGAACAAGAGCACTAAGTCCAGATCAGAAAGCACAAATTGCTGAAGATCTGGATGATCATGAAGAAAGGTCCAAGATGCTTGAAGATACTGAATCCATACTCAATCTTGAAGATACAAAGATGTCTAAAGTTTATACTGCAGAAATACCTGTGAAT ACAAAATCTTTGATGGAAATGTTCAATGGAGGAAAGCTGGAGCACAAAATTATGGAGAAATCAGGTTGTCTTCACTATGCAACTACTGCATGGGAACCTATAAAGCCAAATATCTTTGAGCGACGTTTGTCTTATAGATTCAACCGCAATGTTTCCATCTTTGGGGGAGAGGTGGCATGCAGACAACGAAAGTCTCCAAATGCAAATGGTGAGGGATGGATCATCGATGAAGTTATGGCCCTGTACGGTGTTCCATTTGGCAATCATTTTCGG GTTCAGTTAAGGTACCGGATTGAGAAATCTGCCCTTGCTCATAATGCATGTAAATGCAATGTCTATGTCAGGGTCACCTGGCTCAAGAGCACGATGTTTCTGGAAAGGATCAAACACAACATAACTGGGAAGTTTGCTCATAGGCTGCAGGATATATTTGAAAtggtagagagagagattctCTTGACACCTCAACAGGACATTGGCCTTTGA
- the LOC112180284 gene encoding uncharacterized protein LOC112180284, producing the protein MLQFPGFMKQYPWSTRTIPTSFLLPSQWPQPHSEELLLAMEEADYDEKCNEIRKSHSNQIMIGKPTVDVDKEDYDNDADDDDVDNAEDSEGEEFEQETG; encoded by the exons ATGTTACAGTTTCCGGGCTTCATGAAACAGTATCCGTGGTCAACCAGGACAATTCCGACGTCGTTTCTGCTGCCGTCTCAATGGCCCCAACCCCACAGCGAAGAGCTCCTCCTCGCCATGGAGGAGGCCGATTACGACGAAAAG TGTAATGAAATCCGAAAGAGCCACAGCAACCAGATTATGATTGGGAAACCGACTGTTGATGTTGATAAAGAAGACTATGATAATGATGCTGACGATGATGATGTGGACAATGCAGAGGATTCTGAGGGCGAAGAGTTTGAGCAGGAAACCGGTTGA
- the LOC112180283 gene encoding C2 and GRAM domain-containing protein At5g50170 isoform X1, translated as MRLYVYVMEAHDLVVKDSCFVELQVGKHKSKTRILRNTNNPAWNEEFLFRVYDMNEELLVSVFHQDDDSNGLFNGAELVVRVRIPVGSVAAENNSTLPPAWYSFERPKSGKFINTDCGKILLTLSLHEKGHDAAANDLPCLHSNITEEPKEIDSPFVSSNGVLCSKSPCGKIPGGKQLMKALRRRMDRLLHKNDEASRTDDSSGLSSSVSDYEDCMEEQHSNCSFEKSLEMMQSSESEQKMPENLPGGILIDQAYVVSPSDLNASLFTPNSQFRRDLAELQGTTDVHEGPWTWKSGEMSCLTRVVTYINAATKLVKAVKATEEQTYLTANGREFAVLASVCTPEVPYGSSFKVELLYKILPGPELPSGEESSRLVVSWEVNFLHSTLMKGMIEGGVRQGLKDSFEQFSILMAQKFKVLDSTDLFDKDHILAMQAGHQSDWELAKEYFWNMTVVSTIFMVLYIMVHILLCEPSKLQGLEFHGLDLPDSIGEFITCGILVLQLERIYNMVQHFVQARLQQGSDHGVKSQGDGWVLTVALLEGTNLASLDSSGFSDPYVVFTSNGKTRTSSVRLQTTDPQWNDILEFDAMEEPPSVLDVEVFDFDGPFDQAMSLGHAEINFLKHSATELADMWVSLEGKLAQSSQSKLHLRIFLDNNKGHETIKEYMTKMEKEVGKKLDLRSPHRNSTFQKLFGLPPEEFLVSDFTCALKRKMPVQGRLFLSARIVGFYANLFGHKTKFFFLWEDIEDIQQHPPSLSSVGSPLLVIVLKKDRGIDARHGAKCQDEEGRLRFYFQSFLSFSSASRMIVGLWRTRALSPDQKAQIAEDLDDHEERSKMLEDTESILNLEDTKMSKVYTAEIPVNTKSLMEMFNGGKLEHKIMEKSGCLHYATTAWEPIKPNIFERRLSYRFNRNVSIFGGEVACRQRKSPNANGEGWIIDEVMALYGVPFGNHFRVQLRYRIEKSALAHNACKCNVYVRVTWLKSTMFLERIKHNITGKFAHRLQDIFEMVEREILLTPQQDIGL; from the exons ATGAGGCTTTACGTGTATGTGATGGAAGCTCATGACTTGGTTGTGAAGGACTCTTGCTTTGTGGAGCTTCAGGTTGGGAAGCACAAGTCCAAGACTAGGATTTTGAGGAACACCAACAACCCTGCTTGGAATGAAGAGTTTTTGTTCAGGGTGTATGATATGAATGAGGAGCTACTTGTGTCTGTTTTTCACCAGGATGATGACTCTAATGGTCTGTTTAATGGGGCGGAGTTAGTCGTCCGGGTTCGGATTCCGGTGGGGTCTGTTGCTGCTGAGAATAATAGTACCTTGCCGCCCGCATGGTATTCTTTTGAAAGGCCCAAGTCCGGGAAGTTCATCAATACAGATTGTG GAAAAATTCTTCTTACTCTATCGTTGCATGAAAAAGGCCATGATGCCGCTGCTAATGACCTCCCTTGTTTGCACTCAAATATAACTGAGGAGCCTAAAGAGATTGACAGTCCATTTGTATCATCTAATGGTGTCTTATGCTCCAAATCTCCATGTGGAAAGATACCGGGAGGAAAACAATTGATGAAGGCTCTTAGGAGACGTATGGACAGGCTTCTTCATAAGAATGATGAAGCTTCAAGAACTGATGATTCCTCAGGGCTGTCTAGTTCAGTATCTGACTATGAAGATTGCATGGAGGAACAGCATTCTAATTGTAGCTTTGAAAAGTCTCTTGAAATGATGCAGTCAAGTGAGAGCGAACAAAAAATGCCAGAGAATCTTCCGGGGGGAATTCTTATCGATCAGGCTTATGTTGTTTCACCAAGTGATCTTAATGCATCTCTTTTTACCCCAAATTCACAGTTTAGGAGAGATTTAGCAGAACTGCAGGGGACAACAGATGTACATGAAGGGCCTTGGACATGGAAATCAGGAGAGATGTCGTGTTTAACACGGGTAGTTACCTACATAAATGCTGCAACAAAGTTGGTTAAAGCTGTTAAAGCCACAGAGGAGCAAACATATCTCACAGCAAACGGAAGGGAATTTGCTGTATTGGCAAGTGTTTGTACACCCGAAGTTCCGTATGGAAGTTCATTCAAGGTTGAATTGCTTTACAAGATATTGCCTGGACCAGAGCTACCTTCAGGGGAAGAATCTTCTCGCCTTGTGGTATCCTGGGAAGTTAACTTTCTCCATAGCACATTGATGAAAGGCATGATTGAAGGAGGAGTTCGACAGGGACTTAAGGACAGTTTCGAGCAGTTCTCCATCTTGATGGCTCAGAAGTTTAAAGTGCTAGATTCTACAGATTTGTTTGACAAGGATCATATCCTGGCTATGCAGGCAGGACACCAATCAGATTGGGAATTGGCAAAGGAATACTTCTGGAATATGACTGTTGTTTCCACTATTTTtatggttttatatatcatGGTGCACATTTTACTTTGTGAACCAAGTAAACTCCAAGGCCTAGAATTTCATGGACTTGATTTGCCAGATAGTATCGGAGAGTTTATCACATGTGGAATTCTAGTCCTTCAATTGGAGCGCATTTATAATATGGTTCAACACTTTGTGCAAGCTAGGTTGCAACAAG GAAGTGATCATGGAGTCAAATCCCAAGGTGATGGATGGGTTCTCACTGTTGCCTTGCTTGAAGGGACAAACCTAGCCTCCTTGGATTCATCAGGGTTCTCTGATCCCTATGTGGTTTTCACCAGCAATGGTAAAACAAGAACAAGCTCTGTCAGGCTTCAAACTACTGATCCTCAATGGAACG ACATACTTGAGTTCGATGCTATGGAAGAACCTCCATCAGTTCTAGACGTGgaagtttttgattttgatggccCTTTTGACCAAGCCATGTCTCTAGGGCATGCTGAGATCAATTTTCTGAAACACTCAGCTACTGAACTCGCAGACATGTGGGTCTCCCTTGAGGGAAAGCTTGCTCAGTCTTCTCAATCAAAGCTGCACTTGAGAATCTTTCTGGACAATAACAAAGGACATGAAACAATTAAGGAGTATATGACCAAAATGGAAAAGGAGGTTGGAAAGAAG TTGGATCTCCGATCGCCTCATAGGAATTCTACATTTCAGAAATTGTTTGGGTTGCCACCAGAAGAATTTCTTGTCAGTGATTTTACATGTGCACTGAAAAGGAAAATGCCAGTGCAG GGCCGACTTTTTCTATCTGCAAGAATAGTCGGGTTTTATGCAAACTTGTTTggacacaaaacaaaatttttctttctttgggagGATATTGAAGATATCCAACAGCATCCACCCTCCCTATCATCTGTGGGAAGCCCTTTGCTGGTCATTGTTTTGAAAAAGGATCGAGGTATTGATGCAAGGCATGGGGCGAAGTGCCAAGATGAAGAAGGCCGGCTTAGATTTTATTTCCAATCATTCTTGTCGTTCAGTTCAGCAAGCAG GATGATAGTGGGCTTGTGGAGAACAAGAGCACTAAGTCCAGATCAGAAAGCACAAATTGCTGAAGATCTGGATGATCATGAAGAAAGGTCCAAGATGCTTGAAGATACTGAATCCATACTCAATCTTGAAGATACAAAGATGTCTAAAGTTTATACTGCAGAAATACCTGTGAAT ACAAAATCTTTGATGGAAATGTTCAATGGAGGAAAGCTGGAGCACAAAATTATGGAGAAATCAGGTTGTCTTCACTATGCAACTACTGCATGGGAACCTATAAAGCCAAATATCTTTGAGCGACGTTTGTCTTATAGATTCAACCGCAATGTTTCCATCTTTGGGGGAGAGGTGGCATGCAGACAACGAAAGTCTCCAAATGCAAATGGTGAGGGATGGATCATCGATGAAGTTATGGCCCTGTACGGTGTTCCATTTGGCAATCATTTTCGG GTTCAGTTAAGGTACCGGATTGAGAAATCTGCCCTTGCTCATAATGCATGTAAATGCAATGTCTATGTCAGGGTCACCTGGCTCAAGAGCACGATGTTTCTGGAAAGGATCAAACACAACATAACTGGGAAGTTTGCTCATAGGCTGCAGGATATATTTGAAAtggtagagagagagattctCTTGACACCTCAACAGGACATTGGCCTTTGA